From Syngnathus scovelli strain Florida chromosome 14, RoL_Ssco_1.2, whole genome shotgun sequence, one genomic window encodes:
- the tecpr2 gene encoding tectonin beta-propeller repeat-containing protein 2 isoform X2, with product MESQPSVLREFCPLQHLLNAIPAKVQRGFRSVVVYLTAVDSSRDFVAVGSSIGMLYLYCRRLAHMNKYSLEGKCDAITAVKLLSCFDDLVAVGTASGRVAIFQLVSPLPGRNKQLRRFDVVGLHKGTVTSLAWSTNGMKLFSGDDKGRVVFSALDLDQGTCTPVLLLEEPGGVVQLDYSHRVLLVSTQQRSLLYCTHTQQIQQLGAKPRKSGRFGACFLPGLCKQSDLQVFAARPGLRLWRSDVSGHVVDTRLLKAFFNTPIPHFEIFPRPCLVGAYRPSERQLGLLSCFLKEGWILSWNEYSVYVMDCNNQVLVGALESSGDIVSLSCCDNEIFVLKGDRDLIRLSDGPEGVSHSPSHYPVRLSSPLTPQANAVMPTGWVETAQPIRTVAIIVEGGSLAEEEEEAEVAQEKEEGADIPSNCSRSRSSSVTSWDSLHGNNADSRRYSAPLGQEEVWQELVVKAVKVKKKKRQRQDSGGGNRLSESRCSESMFVIQDGSCSDGGSGPSLRDLELPKQDSPMETGDRTEKEDEAQEEDSSCLPSQKETLVLTPNVDMLLECTFSYLQREGQERQPTDEQDENFLSPAMQAEVQQEDDSVPPADVMDQTGNSGLPSTKPSMSSDDEEGDIYRHSLPGVDAEHGGAAKSQTADEVLQRNARNGPGCKAEQLAESWMGYSGPACGILSLHVTDRYVWCLDFKGGLYCSLLPGSSLQWQRFEDNIHQVALSPSGHLLWKVEQKSMTAYACAKVSAHGKRHWYKAAKQTAYVALGDDSAWIVGTNGDLYLQTGLSVERPCARSVKVDVPCVFSQVCARGGVVWALSEHNALFYREGLDSFCGLGNAWKYDTVSEAQGVELMCITLGEGGTAWALDINGRLYFRTGVSSQRPQGDDDHWWQVSISDYVVFDQGSLFQTLLSATQSVATVTKAPVERVVAFLSQYSQRQPSLVSANAGGVWVASGRNRLHLARGGLVGTFWQNLVPRGTVAATRWSSITSSALPHKDGAFLWLAQSKKDLFCVWDQDGELRPSTVTLPPEVELTQLSACRDAFWGLDVHGRVFIRTLSLSCPTGLHWTSLDLNQLGSVRLVSISCGSQNVWALDSRGLVYFRVGTQPLNPNMMLPAWIHIEPPVQPVGVQLVSIETSPNDCHLWAVDNRGAVFVRMGLSDEMPVGTDWDLVPGLFSTQLVYDYLSEPQLSVCTSGLSVNQLVLSCRTVWVRCVNGDLARRYGISDRNPAGDYWKKIPGNVNWLTVTPDDDLWAVTGIGGLARRMTKRLPQTSRRPTPSGGDDVDDEWELL from the exons ATGGAGAGCCAGCCATCCGTGTTGAGGGAATTCTGCCCACTCCAGCACCTGCTGAACGCCATCCCAGCCAAA GTTCAGCGGGGATTCCGCTCGGTGGTGGTCTACCTGACGGCGGTAGATAGCAGCCGTGACTTTGTGGCGGTGGGCAGCAGCATCGGCATGTTGTATCTCTACTGCCGCCGCCTGGCTCACATGAACAAGTACAGCCTGGAG GGAAAGTGCGACGCCATCACGGCCGTGAAGCTGCTGAGTTGCTTCGACGACCTGGTCGCCGTGGGAACGGCCTCAGGCCGAGTGGCCATCTTCCAGTTGGTGTCACCGTTGCCGGGACGCAACAAGCAG CTGCGGCGCTTCGACGTGGTGGGCCTCCACAAAGGCACGGTGACGTCTTTGGCGTGGAGCACCAACGGCATGAAACTTTTCTCTGGGGACGACAAAGGCCGCGTGGTCTTCTCCGCTCTGGACCTCGATCAG GGCACATGCACGCCAGTGCTCTTGTTGGAGGAACCGGGTGGCGTCGTGCAGCTGGACTACAGTCACCGGGTTCTCCTGGTGTCTACGCAGCAACGCTCGCTGCTATACTGCACGCACACGCAGCAGATCCAGCAGCTCGGTGCCAAACCCAGGAAGAG TGGAAGGTTCGGGGCCTGCTTCCTACCGGGTCTTTGCAAGCAGAGTGACCTTCAAGTGTTCGCAGCCCGACCGGGACTTCGACTGTGGAGGTCGGATGTGTCGGGTCATGTGGTGGACACCAGACTGCTCAAAGCGTTCTTCAACACTCCG ATTCCCCACTTTGAGATCTTCCCCCGCCCTTGTCTGGTAGGGGCGTACCGTCCGTCCGAGCGTCAGCTGGGTCTGCTCAGCTGCTTCCTCAAGGAAGGTTGGATCCTCAGCTGGAACGAATACAGCGTCTACGTGATGGACTGCAACAACCAG GTGCTGGTCGGCGCCTTGGAGAGCAGCGGGGACATAGTGTCGCTGTCCTGCTGTGACAACGAGATCTTCGTCCTAAAGGGAGACAGAGACCTCATTCGACTGTCGGACGGTCCGGAGGGCGTCTCGCATTCACCGTCCCACTACCCTGTGCGTCTGTCGTCGCCATTGACGCCGCAAGCCAACGCGGTCATGCCCACGGGTTGGGTGGAGACGGCTCAGCCgatcaggacggtggccatcatTGTGGAGGGCGGGAGCCTcgctgaggaagaggaggaagctgaAGTAGcgcaggagaaggaggag GGCGCCGACATCCCGAGCAACTGCTCGCGTAGCCGCAGCAGCTCAGTCACTTCTTGGGACAGTCTCCACGGAAACAATGCCGACTCCCGCCGCTACAGCGCTCCCCTGGGACAGGAGGAGGTGTGgcaggagctggtggtgaaagcCGTCaaggtgaagaagaagaagaggcaacgacaag ACAGCGGCGGTGGCAATCGCCTGTCCGAGAGCAGGTGCTCCGAGTCCATGTTTGTAATCCAGGACGGCAGCTGTTCTGACGGCGGCAGTGGGCCCTCTCTCCGGGATCTGGAACTTCCAAAACAGGACTCTCCAATGGAGACCGGGGACAGAACTGAGAAGGAGGATGAAGCTCAGGAGGAGGATTCCAG CTGCTTGCCCTCGCAGAAGGAAACGTTGGTCCTCACCCCCAACGTGGACATGTTGCTAGAGTGCACCTTCTCCTACTTGCAGCGTGAAGGACAGGAGCGGCAGCCCACCGACGAACAGGATGAGAATTTCCTCAGTCCCGCCATGCAAGCGGAGGTTCAACAG GAGGACGACTCTGTGCCACCCGCCGATGTGATGGACCAGACCGGAAATTCCGGACTCCCCAGCACGAAGCCGAGCATGTCCAGTGATGACGAGGAGGGTGACATCTACCGCCACAGTCTTCCCGGCGTCGATGCGGAACACGGCGGCGCTGCTAAAAGTCAAACGGCTGATGAAGTGCTGCAGCGGAACGCTCGGAACGGACCTGGATGCAAAGCTGAGCAG CTGGCAGAAAGCTGGATGGGGTATTCTGGACCCGCATGTGGAATACTGAGTCTTCACGTGACTgacag GTACGTGTGGTGTTTGGACTTTAAGGGCGGACTCTACTGCAGCCTTCTGCCTGGAAGCAGCCTCCAGTGGCAGCGTTTTGAGGACAACATTCACCAGGTGGCGCTCTCTCCCTCAG GTCACCTGTTGTGGAAGGTGGAGCAGAAGAGCATGACGGCATACGCCTGCGCCAAAGTCTCGGCGCATGGCAAGCGTCACTGGTACAAGGCGGCTAAGCAGACGGCCTACGTGGCCCTCGGCGATGACTCGGCCTGGATCGTGGGGACCAACGGGGACCTGTACCTCCAGACGG GCCTGAGTGTGGAGCGGCCATGCGCCCGCTCGGTGAAGGTGGACGTGCCATGCGTGTTCAGTCAGGTGTGCGCGCGGGGGGGCGTGGTCTGGGCCCTGAGCGAGCACAACGCTCTCTTCTACAGGGAAGGCCTCGACAGCTTCTGCGGCCTGGGTAACGCCTGGAAGTACGACAccgtcag CGAGGCTCAGGGCGTGGAGCTCATGTGCATCACGCTGGGCGAAGGTGGCACGGCCTGGGCGCTGGACATCAATGGGAGACTCTACTTCAGGACGGGTGTCTCCTCGCAGCGGCCGCAGGGCGACGACGACCACTGGTGGCAG GTTAGCATTTCCGACTATGTGGTCTTCGATCAAGGCAGCTTGTTCCAGACGCTCCTGAGCGCCACGCAAAGTGTCGCCACGGTAACAAAGGCACCGGTGGAGCGGGTGGTGGCCTTCCTGTCTCAGTACTCGCAGCGCCAGCCCAGCCTGGTCAGCGCCAACGCGGGCGGCGTCTGGGTGGCATCTGGACGCAACCGGTTGCACTTGGCGCGCGGCGGCCTGGTGGGAACTTTCTGGCAGAACCTCGTACCCAGAGGGACTGTGGCGGCCACCAGGTGGAGCTCCATTACCTCCTCGGCCCTGCCCCACAAAGACG GTGCCTTCCTGTGGTTGGCTCAGAGCAAGAAGGATCTGTTCTGCGTGTGGGACCAGGACGGAGAACTTCGCCCGTCCACGGTCACGCTGCCACCGGAG GTGGAGCTGACCCAGCTGTCGGCTTGCCGCGACGCCTTCTGGGGACTGGACGTCCACGGCCGGGTCTTCATCCGCACCCTGTCTTTGTCGTGTCCCACCGGTCTCCACTGGACCTCGCTGGACCTCAATCAGCTCG GAAGTGTACGTTTGGTGAGCATCAGCTGCGGCAGCCAGAACGTTTGGGCTCTCGACAGTCGAGGACTGGTCTACTTCCGCGTTGGAACCCAACCGCTGAACCCTAACATGATGCTTCCTGCTTGGATACACATAGAACCCCCTGTCCAG CCCGTTGGAGTCCAGCTCGTCAGTATCGAGACAAGTCCAAATGATTGCCATCTGTGGGCCGTGGACAATAGAGGTGCCGTCTTTGTTCGGATGGGACTCAGCGATGAGATGCCTGTTGGGACAGATTGGGACCTCGTGCcaggtctgttctcaactcagcTTGTATATGATTATTTGTCCGAACCTCAGCTGTCTGTCTGTACTTCAGGTCTGAGCGTCAATCAGCTGGTTCTCAGTTGTCGGACAGTTTGGGTCCGATGTGTCAATGGAGACTTGGCTCGACGTTATGGCATCTCTGATAGAAACCCAGCTGGGGACTACTGGAAGAAGATACCAGGAAACG
- the tecpr2 gene encoding tectonin beta-propeller repeat-containing protein 2 isoform X1: MESQPSVLREFCPLQHLLNAIPAKVQRGFRSVVVYLTAVDSSRDFVAVGSSIGMLYLYCRRLAHMNKYSLEGKCDAITAVKLLSCFDDLVAVGTASGRVAIFQLVSPLPGRNKQLRRFDVVGLHKGTVTSLAWSTNGMKLFSGDDKGRVVFSALDLDQGTCTPVLLLEEPGGVVQLDYSHRVLLVSTQQRSLLYCTHTQQIQQLGAKPRKSSGRFGACFLPGLCKQSDLQVFAARPGLRLWRSDVSGHVVDTRLLKAFFNTPIPHFEIFPRPCLVGAYRPSERQLGLLSCFLKEGWILSWNEYSVYVMDCNNQVLVGALESSGDIVSLSCCDNEIFVLKGDRDLIRLSDGPEGVSHSPSHYPVRLSSPLTPQANAVMPTGWVETAQPIRTVAIIVEGGSLAEEEEEAEVAQEKEEGADIPSNCSRSRSSSVTSWDSLHGNNADSRRYSAPLGQEEVWQELVVKAVKVKKKKRQRQDSGGGNRLSESRCSESMFVIQDGSCSDGGSGPSLRDLELPKQDSPMETGDRTEKEDEAQEEDSSCLPSQKETLVLTPNVDMLLECTFSYLQREGQERQPTDEQDENFLSPAMQAEVQQEDDSVPPADVMDQTGNSGLPSTKPSMSSDDEEGDIYRHSLPGVDAEHGGAAKSQTADEVLQRNARNGPGCKAEQLAESWMGYSGPACGILSLHVTDRYVWCLDFKGGLYCSLLPGSSLQWQRFEDNIHQVALSPSGHLLWKVEQKSMTAYACAKVSAHGKRHWYKAAKQTAYVALGDDSAWIVGTNGDLYLQTGLSVERPCARSVKVDVPCVFSQVCARGGVVWALSEHNALFYREGLDSFCGLGNAWKYDTVSEAQGVELMCITLGEGGTAWALDINGRLYFRTGVSSQRPQGDDDHWWQVSISDYVVFDQGSLFQTLLSATQSVATVTKAPVERVVAFLSQYSQRQPSLVSANAGGVWVASGRNRLHLARGGLVGTFWQNLVPRGTVAATRWSSITSSALPHKDGAFLWLAQSKKDLFCVWDQDGELRPSTVTLPPEVELTQLSACRDAFWGLDVHGRVFIRTLSLSCPTGLHWTSLDLNQLGSVRLVSISCGSQNVWALDSRGLVYFRVGTQPLNPNMMLPAWIHIEPPVQPVGVQLVSIETSPNDCHLWAVDNRGAVFVRMGLSDEMPVGTDWDLVPGLFSTQLVYDYLSEPQLSVCTSGLSVNQLVLSCRTVWVRCVNGDLARRYGISDRNPAGDYWKKIPGNVNWLTVTPDDDLWAVTGIGGLARRMTKRLPQTSRRPTPSGGDDVDDEWELL, from the exons ATGGAGAGCCAGCCATCCGTGTTGAGGGAATTCTGCCCACTCCAGCACCTGCTGAACGCCATCCCAGCCAAA GTTCAGCGGGGATTCCGCTCGGTGGTGGTCTACCTGACGGCGGTAGATAGCAGCCGTGACTTTGTGGCGGTGGGCAGCAGCATCGGCATGTTGTATCTCTACTGCCGCCGCCTGGCTCACATGAACAAGTACAGCCTGGAG GGAAAGTGCGACGCCATCACGGCCGTGAAGCTGCTGAGTTGCTTCGACGACCTGGTCGCCGTGGGAACGGCCTCAGGCCGAGTGGCCATCTTCCAGTTGGTGTCACCGTTGCCGGGACGCAACAAGCAG CTGCGGCGCTTCGACGTGGTGGGCCTCCACAAAGGCACGGTGACGTCTTTGGCGTGGAGCACCAACGGCATGAAACTTTTCTCTGGGGACGACAAAGGCCGCGTGGTCTTCTCCGCTCTGGACCTCGATCAG GGCACATGCACGCCAGTGCTCTTGTTGGAGGAACCGGGTGGCGTCGTGCAGCTGGACTACAGTCACCGGGTTCTCCTGGTGTCTACGCAGCAACGCTCGCTGCTATACTGCACGCACACGCAGCAGATCCAGCAGCTCGGTGCCAAACCCAGGAAGAG taGTGGAAGGTTCGGGGCCTGCTTCCTACCGGGTCTTTGCAAGCAGAGTGACCTTCAAGTGTTCGCAGCCCGACCGGGACTTCGACTGTGGAGGTCGGATGTGTCGGGTCATGTGGTGGACACCAGACTGCTCAAAGCGTTCTTCAACACTCCG ATTCCCCACTTTGAGATCTTCCCCCGCCCTTGTCTGGTAGGGGCGTACCGTCCGTCCGAGCGTCAGCTGGGTCTGCTCAGCTGCTTCCTCAAGGAAGGTTGGATCCTCAGCTGGAACGAATACAGCGTCTACGTGATGGACTGCAACAACCAG GTGCTGGTCGGCGCCTTGGAGAGCAGCGGGGACATAGTGTCGCTGTCCTGCTGTGACAACGAGATCTTCGTCCTAAAGGGAGACAGAGACCTCATTCGACTGTCGGACGGTCCGGAGGGCGTCTCGCATTCACCGTCCCACTACCCTGTGCGTCTGTCGTCGCCATTGACGCCGCAAGCCAACGCGGTCATGCCCACGGGTTGGGTGGAGACGGCTCAGCCgatcaggacggtggccatcatTGTGGAGGGCGGGAGCCTcgctgaggaagaggaggaagctgaAGTAGcgcaggagaaggaggag GGCGCCGACATCCCGAGCAACTGCTCGCGTAGCCGCAGCAGCTCAGTCACTTCTTGGGACAGTCTCCACGGAAACAATGCCGACTCCCGCCGCTACAGCGCTCCCCTGGGACAGGAGGAGGTGTGgcaggagctggtggtgaaagcCGTCaaggtgaagaagaagaagaggcaacgacaag ACAGCGGCGGTGGCAATCGCCTGTCCGAGAGCAGGTGCTCCGAGTCCATGTTTGTAATCCAGGACGGCAGCTGTTCTGACGGCGGCAGTGGGCCCTCTCTCCGGGATCTGGAACTTCCAAAACAGGACTCTCCAATGGAGACCGGGGACAGAACTGAGAAGGAGGATGAAGCTCAGGAGGAGGATTCCAG CTGCTTGCCCTCGCAGAAGGAAACGTTGGTCCTCACCCCCAACGTGGACATGTTGCTAGAGTGCACCTTCTCCTACTTGCAGCGTGAAGGACAGGAGCGGCAGCCCACCGACGAACAGGATGAGAATTTCCTCAGTCCCGCCATGCAAGCGGAGGTTCAACAG GAGGACGACTCTGTGCCACCCGCCGATGTGATGGACCAGACCGGAAATTCCGGACTCCCCAGCACGAAGCCGAGCATGTCCAGTGATGACGAGGAGGGTGACATCTACCGCCACAGTCTTCCCGGCGTCGATGCGGAACACGGCGGCGCTGCTAAAAGTCAAACGGCTGATGAAGTGCTGCAGCGGAACGCTCGGAACGGACCTGGATGCAAAGCTGAGCAG CTGGCAGAAAGCTGGATGGGGTATTCTGGACCCGCATGTGGAATACTGAGTCTTCACGTGACTgacag GTACGTGTGGTGTTTGGACTTTAAGGGCGGACTCTACTGCAGCCTTCTGCCTGGAAGCAGCCTCCAGTGGCAGCGTTTTGAGGACAACATTCACCAGGTGGCGCTCTCTCCCTCAG GTCACCTGTTGTGGAAGGTGGAGCAGAAGAGCATGACGGCATACGCCTGCGCCAAAGTCTCGGCGCATGGCAAGCGTCACTGGTACAAGGCGGCTAAGCAGACGGCCTACGTGGCCCTCGGCGATGACTCGGCCTGGATCGTGGGGACCAACGGGGACCTGTACCTCCAGACGG GCCTGAGTGTGGAGCGGCCATGCGCCCGCTCGGTGAAGGTGGACGTGCCATGCGTGTTCAGTCAGGTGTGCGCGCGGGGGGGCGTGGTCTGGGCCCTGAGCGAGCACAACGCTCTCTTCTACAGGGAAGGCCTCGACAGCTTCTGCGGCCTGGGTAACGCCTGGAAGTACGACAccgtcag CGAGGCTCAGGGCGTGGAGCTCATGTGCATCACGCTGGGCGAAGGTGGCACGGCCTGGGCGCTGGACATCAATGGGAGACTCTACTTCAGGACGGGTGTCTCCTCGCAGCGGCCGCAGGGCGACGACGACCACTGGTGGCAG GTTAGCATTTCCGACTATGTGGTCTTCGATCAAGGCAGCTTGTTCCAGACGCTCCTGAGCGCCACGCAAAGTGTCGCCACGGTAACAAAGGCACCGGTGGAGCGGGTGGTGGCCTTCCTGTCTCAGTACTCGCAGCGCCAGCCCAGCCTGGTCAGCGCCAACGCGGGCGGCGTCTGGGTGGCATCTGGACGCAACCGGTTGCACTTGGCGCGCGGCGGCCTGGTGGGAACTTTCTGGCAGAACCTCGTACCCAGAGGGACTGTGGCGGCCACCAGGTGGAGCTCCATTACCTCCTCGGCCCTGCCCCACAAAGACG GTGCCTTCCTGTGGTTGGCTCAGAGCAAGAAGGATCTGTTCTGCGTGTGGGACCAGGACGGAGAACTTCGCCCGTCCACGGTCACGCTGCCACCGGAG GTGGAGCTGACCCAGCTGTCGGCTTGCCGCGACGCCTTCTGGGGACTGGACGTCCACGGCCGGGTCTTCATCCGCACCCTGTCTTTGTCGTGTCCCACCGGTCTCCACTGGACCTCGCTGGACCTCAATCAGCTCG GAAGTGTACGTTTGGTGAGCATCAGCTGCGGCAGCCAGAACGTTTGGGCTCTCGACAGTCGAGGACTGGTCTACTTCCGCGTTGGAACCCAACCGCTGAACCCTAACATGATGCTTCCTGCTTGGATACACATAGAACCCCCTGTCCAG CCCGTTGGAGTCCAGCTCGTCAGTATCGAGACAAGTCCAAATGATTGCCATCTGTGGGCCGTGGACAATAGAGGTGCCGTCTTTGTTCGGATGGGACTCAGCGATGAGATGCCTGTTGGGACAGATTGGGACCTCGTGCcaggtctgttctcaactcagcTTGTATATGATTATTTGTCCGAACCTCAGCTGTCTGTCTGTACTTCAGGTCTGAGCGTCAATCAGCTGGTTCTCAGTTGTCGGACAGTTTGGGTCCGATGTGTCAATGGAGACTTGGCTCGACGTTATGGCATCTCTGATAGAAACCCAGCTGGGGACTACTGGAAGAAGATACCAGGAAACG